A genomic segment from Corylus avellana chromosome ca5, CavTom2PMs-1.0 encodes:
- the LOC132183028 gene encoding wax ester synthase/diacylglycerol acyltransferase 4-like codes for MELKEGLEPMSPTAQYLYSSALSVSILTVLEIEVPIITDIHMHAISLLKDLFLPINPRFSSVMVMDQKGDRQWKRVEVKLEDHINVPIFPAGLSPTSYDAYLDDYLSKVAMDHFPQSKPLWEVHVFKYPTSNAAGNIIFKLHHSLGDGYSLMGALLSCLQSADNPSAPLTLPSRPHTKLESDNTSDRARVFQIFPLIFNSISDFGRSFLKSTLVKDDRTPIRSGEEGVEYRPITISTMTFSLDHIQHIKAKLGLTTNDVITGIIFLGTRLCMQEISNESSKAQSTALVLLNTRMIREYKSVKEMVETDSEAPWGNRFAFLHVPIPKFKDPKSLDPLEFVWEAHKIIKRKRSSLDVYLTSKLLEIMKKLRGPEAVARYIHRTSKNSSMSISNVIGPVEKAIVANYPIKGIYFMTVGVPQNLNITIVSYMRNLRVSAGIEKGFLDPQKFKSWVENAFEMMLQAADELPPQKTLI; via the exons ATGGAGTTGAAGGAAGGATTGGAGCCAATGAGTCCAACTGCACAATACCTCTACAGCTCTGCATTATCTGTATCTATTCTCACCGTTTTGGAAATTGAAGTTCCAATTATCACCGACATCCACATGCATGCCATATCTTTGCTCAAGGATTTATTCCTCCCTATCAATCCACGCTTCTCCTCCGTCATG GTTATGGACCAAAAAGGTGATAGACAATGGAAAAGAGTAGAAGTGAAGCTTGAAGACCATATTAATGTCCCCATTTTCCCTGCCGGATTGTCACCCACATCATACGATGCATATCTTGACGACTACTTGTCAAAGGTAGCAATGGATCACTTTCCCCAAAGCAAACCACTATGGGAAGTTCACGTATTCAAGTATCCAACAAGCAATGCAGCTGGTAATATCATATTCAAGCTTCATCATTCGCTTGGTGATGGCTACTCTCTCATGGGTGCACTTCTTTCTTGTCTACAAAGTGCTGATAATCCTTCTGCTCCCTTAACATTGCCGTCACGCCCACACACAAAACTAGAAAGTGATAATACAAGTGATCGTGCAAGAGTGTTTCAAATCTTTCCCTTGATCTTTAACTCTATATCTGATTTTGGACGGAGCTTTTTGAAGAGCACTTTGGTTAAAGATGATCGGACACCAATAAGGTCCGGGGAAGAAGGAGTTGAGTATCGACCAATCACAATATCAACCATGACATTCTCTCTTGATCATATCCAACACATAAAGGCCAAGCTTGGATTG ACAACAAATGATGTAATAACTGGAATAATCTTCTTGGGCACCCGATTATGCATGCAAGAGATAAGCAATGAATCAAGTAAAGCACAATCCACAGCCTTGGTGTTGCTCAACACAAGGATGATTAGGGAGTACAAGTCAGTCAAAGAGATGGTTGAAACTGACTCAGAGGCTCCATGGGGGAACCGATTCGCCTTCTTACATGTTCCAATTCCAAAGTTTAAGGATCCTAAATCCTTAGACCCACTTGAGTTTGTGTGGGAAGCACACAAGATAATCAAGAGGAAGAGAAGCTCATTAGACGTTTATCTCACCAGCAAGCTTTTGGAGATTATGAAGAAACTTAGAGGACCTGAG GCGGTAGCTAGATACATCCATCGGACATCGAAGAACTCCAGTATGAGTATCTCGAATGTGATTGGGCCAGTTGAAAAGGCAATTGTGGCTAATTATCCGATTAAAGGCATATATTTTATGACAGTTGGTGTACCTCAG AATCTTAATATAACAATAGTAAGTTATATGAGAAATCTGAGGGTCTCTGCTGGGATAGAAAAGGGATTCCTTGATCCCCAAAAGTTCAAGTCATGGGTGGAGAATGCCTTTGAGATGATGCTTCAAGCCGCCGATGAACTTCCCCCACAGAAAACTTTAATTTGA